In the genome of Flavobacterium panacagri, one region contains:
- a CDS encoding alpha-amylase family glycosyl hydrolase, translating to MKKYTFLFLSLVFIITGCSGSKSVTMNNENTSKTPFVWEGANVYFLLTDRFYNGDTSNDVNFNRTKTPGKLRGFEGGDIIGITKKIESGYFEKLGINAIWLTPIVEQIHDGVDEGTGLSYGFHGYWAKDWTALDPNFGTKEDLANLVKKAHEKGIRIILDGVINHTGPVTPEDPVWPSDWVRTGVVCDYKSFENTTMCTLVENLPDVRTESVQEVELPPFLIEKWKKEGRYEKEIASLDEFFKRTNYPRTPKYYIIKWLTDYITEFGIDGYRADTVKHTEEGVWADFKKECEYAFETWKKHHPMQVLDQNPFYTIAEVYGYGISGGQDYDFGDRKVNYFQNGFNSMINFEFKWNAGQNDYEGLFSKYSNALNNDLKGYSVLNYMSSHDDGQPFDANRTKSIETANKLLLSPGMSQVYYGDESARSLVIEGTQGDATLRSNMNWEDIQNNPETQKTLLHWQKLGQFRRNHPAVGAGVHKLINPYPYTFSRTFTQGNFTDKVVMGVDLPKGRKELPVGDIFPNGTKLKDTYSNHEVEVIDGKVIIDNDFDIVLLEKI from the coding sequence ATGAAAAAATACACTTTCCTTTTTTTATCTTTAGTATTCATAATTACGGGTTGTTCTGGCTCAAAATCAGTTACAATGAATAACGAAAATACTTCGAAAACACCTTTCGTTTGGGAAGGAGCAAATGTTTATTTTTTACTTACAGATCGTTTTTACAACGGAGATACTTCTAACGATGTCAATTTTAACCGAACCAAAACTCCCGGAAAATTACGCGGATTTGAAGGCGGCGATATCATCGGAATCACTAAAAAAATCGAATCAGGATATTTTGAAAAACTAGGAATCAATGCGATTTGGCTTACGCCGATTGTCGAACAAATTCACGATGGCGTCGATGAAGGAACCGGATTGAGCTACGGTTTTCACGGTTATTGGGCAAAAGACTGGACGGCTTTAGATCCGAATTTCGGAACCAAAGAAGATTTAGCTAATCTGGTAAAAAAAGCACATGAAAAAGGCATCAGAATCATTCTCGATGGTGTAATTAATCATACCGGCCCAGTAACGCCAGAAGATCCTGTTTGGCCTTCTGACTGGGTTAGAACTGGCGTAGTCTGCGATTACAAATCGTTTGAAAACACCACAATGTGTACTTTGGTAGAAAATCTTCCAGATGTAAGAACAGAAAGTGTTCAAGAAGTGGAATTACCTCCTTTCTTAATCGAAAAATGGAAAAAAGAAGGCCGTTATGAAAAAGAAATTGCTTCGCTTGATGAATTCTTCAAAAGAACGAATTATCCAAGAACGCCAAAATATTACATCATAAAATGGCTTACAGATTATATTACAGAGTTCGGAATTGACGGTTATCGCGCTGACACTGTAAAACATACCGAAGAAGGCGTTTGGGCCGATTTCAAAAAAGAATGCGAATACGCTTTCGAAACATGGAAAAAACACCATCCAATGCAGGTTTTAGACCAAAATCCGTTTTACACGATTGCTGAGGTTTACGGTTACGGAATCAGCGGTGGTCAGGATTATGATTTTGGAGATCGAAAAGTAAATTACTTTCAGAATGGTTTCAACAGCATGATCAATTTTGAATTCAAATGGAATGCTGGTCAAAACGATTACGAAGGTTTATTTTCGAAATATTCGAATGCTTTGAATAATGATTTAAAAGGATATTCGGTTTTAAATTATATGTCTTCTCATGACGATGGACAACCTTTTGATGCCAATCGAACAAAAAGCATTGAAACAGCAAACAAACTCTTACTTTCCCCAGGAATGTCTCAGGTTTATTACGGCGACGAATCAGCACGATCTTTGGTTATTGAAGGAACTCAGGGCGATGCCACTTTACGCTCGAATATGAATTGGGAAGATATTCAAAACAATCCTGAAACACAGAAAACACTTTTACATTGGCAAAAATTAGGACAGTTTAGACGAAATCATCCTGCCGTTGGAGCTGGTGTTCACAAACTGATTAATCCGTATCCTTATACTTTTTCAAGAACATTTACTCAAGGTAATTTTACAGATAAAGTCGTTATGGGAGTAGATTTACCAAAAGGCAGAAAAGAACTTCCTGTCGGCGATATCTTCCCAAATGGAACTAAATTAAAAGATACTTATTCAAATCATGAAG
- a CDS encoding glycoside hydrolase family 13 protein, whose protein sequence is MKNQKTSLIYKLILLVLLFSASAKAQIQKVEPPFWYAGMKNSELQIMFYGKNISQYEASVSNNVAIKNVEKTENPNYLFVTIDTKDVKASELVFSFKNKNKVAFKQKYLLKERRANSAERKSYDASDLIYLIMPDRFANGNPKNDSDASLTEKGNRQDPSGRHGGDIEGIIKNLDYISSLGATTIWSTPLCEDNDKQHSYHTYGQSDVYKIDPRYGTNDDYARLSAEMHKKNMKLVMDYVTNHWGITHWMMKDIPTKTWFNQFETFTQTHHRREVITDIHASKIDQEVCVDGWFVPSMPDLNLRNPLVAKYLTQNAIWWIEFANLDGFRVDTYNYSDKTAMANWAKAITDEYPNFNIVGEIWMHNQANLAFWQKDSKIGAIENYNSNLPSVMDFTLQSQITSAFNENEPSWDNGLIKFYNNFAMDFLYPNTNNILVFSENHDTDRMNEKFKYDLPKYKLAMTLLATVRGIPQIYYGSEIGMGGDKGKGGDADIRQDFPGGWAGDKNNAFTKEGRTAEQAAYFDFSSKLFNWRKSNEAVHFGKMTHYIPENNTYVYFRYTDAKTVMVVFNNNAKEQVVKTARFKESIKNYKSGKDVITGKTFDLASEITLEPKSALVLELE, encoded by the coding sequence ATGAAAAACCAAAAAACATCACTTATCTATAAATTAATCCTATTGGTTTTGTTGTTTTCCGCTTCCGCGAAAGCGCAGATCCAAAAAGTAGAACCACCATTTTGGTATGCTGGAATGAAAAATTCGGAATTGCAGATTATGTTCTACGGGAAAAACATTTCACAATATGAAGCTTCCGTTTCTAATAATGTGGCGATTAAAAACGTCGAGAAAACAGAAAACCCAAATTACCTTTTTGTAACAATCGACACAAAAGATGTAAAAGCTTCTGAATTGGTTTTCTCTTTCAAAAACAAAAATAAAGTTGCCTTTAAACAAAAATATCTTCTGAAAGAAAGAAGAGCAAATTCGGCAGAAAGAAAAAGTTACGATGCATCTGATTTGATTTACCTAATTATGCCAGATCGTTTTGCTAACGGAAATCCGAAAAACGATAGTGATGCTTCTTTAACTGAAAAAGGAAACCGTCAAGATCCAAGCGGACGCCACGGAGGAGATATCGAAGGAATTATCAAAAACTTAGATTATATTTCATCTCTTGGCGCAACTACAATTTGGAGCACGCCTTTATGCGAAGACAACGACAAACAGCATTCGTATCATACTTACGGACAATCTGATGTTTACAAAATTGATCCTCGTTACGGAACGAATGACGATTACGCTCGTCTTTCTGCAGAAATGCACAAAAAGAACATGAAACTGGTTATGGATTATGTAACAAATCATTGGGGAATTACCCATTGGATGATGAAAGATATTCCAACCAAAACATGGTTCAATCAATTTGAGACTTTTACACAAACACACCACAGACGTGAAGTAATTACAGATATTCACGCTTCAAAAATAGATCAGGAAGTTTGCGTTGATGGATGGTTTGTGCCTTCAATGCCGGATTTGAATTTAAGAAATCCTCTTGTTGCAAAATATTTAACGCAAAATGCCATTTGGTGGATCGAATTTGCCAATCTTGACGGATTCAGAGTAGATACTTACAACTATTCCGACAAAACTGCCATGGCAAATTGGGCAAAAGCCATTACAGATGAATATCCAAATTTCAATATTGTAGGCGAAATCTGGATGCACAATCAAGCGAATTTAGCTTTTTGGCAAAAAGACAGTAAAATTGGCGCTATCGAAAATTACAATTCAAATCTTCCAAGTGTAATGGATTTTACGCTTCAAAGTCAGATTACTTCTGCTTTCAACGAAAATGAGCCAAGCTGGGATAACGGATTGATTAAATTCTACAACAATTTTGCTATGGATTTTTTATATCCAAATACCAATAACATTTTGGTTTTTTCCGAAAATCATGATACTGATCGTATGAACGAAAAGTTCAAATATGATTTACCAAAATACAAACTGGCGATGACTTTATTAGCGACAGTTCGTGGAATTCCACAGATTTATTACGGTTCAGAAATTGGAATGGGCGGTGATAAAGGAAAAGGTGGTGATGCCGATATTCGTCAGGATTTTCCAGGCGGATGGGCTGGCGATAAAAACAATGCTTTTACAAAAGAAGGAAGAACTGCAGAACAAGCAGCTTACTTTGATTTCAGTTCAAAATTATTCAACTGGAGAAAATCAAACGAAGCCGTTCATTTCGGAAAAATGACGCATTACATTCCAGAAAATAACACTTATGTATATTTCAGATATACAGATGCTAAAACGGTAATGGTAGTTTTCAATAACAATGCAAAAGAACAGGTTGTAAAAACAGCTCGTTTCAAAGAAAGCATCAAAAACTATAAATCAGGAAAAGATGTTATCACTGGAAAAACATTCGATTTAGCTTCTGAAATTACGTTGGAACCAAAATCAGCTTTGGTTTTGGAACTAGAATAA
- a CDS encoding alpha/beta hydrolase-fold protein codes for MNYRLTFWTILLIFFGINIYSQQKVVAKYDYLLYLPKEYSKETKKYPLVIYLHGGGQKGNDLNKLKTYGLPYLVEKGQNFDFIIVSPQCPDNKYWSTENWFETLYADLEAKYRIDKSRIYITGISMGGYGAYITALDFPDKFAAVVALCGGINDSDLTRVCNLSKIPVWAFHGTADDKIPFSETERIAKGLESCRIKNNFKFTRLENEGHEIQYLYETKPEIYKWMLEQKK; via the coding sequence ATGAATTACAGACTAACATTTTGGACAATTTTACTAATATTTTTTGGCATAAACATTTATTCTCAACAGAAAGTAGTCGCTAAATATGATTACCTATTATATCTGCCAAAAGAGTATTCAAAAGAAACTAAGAAATATCCGCTTGTAATTTATCTTCATGGAGGAGGACAAAAAGGCAATGATTTAAATAAACTCAAAACATACGGCTTGCCTTATCTGGTTGAAAAAGGACAAAATTTCGATTTTATAATTGTTTCGCCTCAATGTCCAGACAATAAATATTGGTCAACAGAAAATTGGTTCGAAACCTTATATGCCGATTTAGAAGCAAAATATAGAATCGATAAAAGCAGAATTTACATAACAGGAATTAGCATGGGCGGTTATGGAGCATATATAACAGCTTTAGATTTCCCTGATAAATTCGCAGCAGTTGTAGCCCTTTGCGGCGGTATTAACGACAGTGATTTAACAAGAGTCTGCAATCTCAGTAAAATTCCTGTTTGGGCTTTTCACGGCACAGCCGATGATAAGATTCCATTTAGTGAAACAGAGAGGATTGCAAAAGGTCTTGAATCTTGTAGAATCAAAAACAACTTCAAGTTTACCCGTTTAGAAAATGAAGGTCATGAAATTCAGTATTTATACGAAACAAAACCTGAAATCTATAAATGGATGCTGGAACAAAAGAAATAA
- a CDS encoding glycoside hydrolase family 97 protein, which yields MKNLFFASLILFAFSTVAKAQQLKSPEGKFVMEFSLQNDGTPTYNLKYKNKEVVKTSKLGLELKDDKKSLLNDFTIADTKTSTFDETWKPVWGEVDHIRNHYNELAVTLNQKSTDRQIVIRFRLFDDGLGFRYEFPAQKNLTYFVIKEERSQFAMTGDHTAFWIPGDYDTQEYDYTKSKLSEIRGLSEKAYTANVSQKSFSPTGVQTSLMLKTNDGIYINLHEAALIDYSCMHLNLDDKNLIFESWLTPDAKGDKGHMQAPNHSPWRTIIVSDDAREILASKMTYNLNDPSKIEETSWIKPVKYVGVWWEMITGKSSWSYTNDYPTVQLGVTDFAKAKPNGTHGANNANVKKYIDFAAANGFDAVLVEGWNEGWEDWFGHSKDYVFDFLTPYPDFDVKGLHEYAKSKGVKIIMHHETSGSVRNYERHMDAAYKFMNDNGYDAVKSGYVGDILPRGENHYSQWIVNHYQYAIEKAADYKIMVNAHEAVRPTGIARTYPNLIGNEAARGTEYQAFGGSKPNHVTVLPFTRLIGGPMDYTPGIFEMDISKMNPENKSHVNSTLANQLALYVTMYSPLQMAADTPENYNRFPDAFQFIKDVAVDWSESKYIEAEPGDFITVARKAKGTNNWFVGNVNGETPRTSNIDFSFLEKGKKYTATIYADAKDAHYKTNPQAYTIKKIAVTNKSKLSQFSAPGGGYAISIIETK from the coding sequence ATGAAAAACTTATTTTTCGCAAGTTTAATTTTGTTTGCGTTCAGCACCGTTGCAAAAGCGCAGCAGTTAAAATCACCCGAAGGAAAGTTCGTAATGGAATTTTCTCTTCAAAACGATGGAACTCCAACGTACAATTTAAAATACAAAAACAAAGAAGTTGTAAAAACCAGTAAATTGGGTCTTGAACTTAAAGATGATAAAAAATCTTTATTGAACGACTTTACAATTGCTGATACTAAAACTTCCACTTTTGATGAAACTTGGAAACCAGTTTGGGGAGAAGTAGATCACATCAGAAATCATTATAATGAATTGGCTGTAACTTTAAACCAAAAAAGTACAGACAGACAAATCGTTATCCGTTTTCGTTTATTCGATGACGGCTTAGGATTCAGATATGAATTTCCAGCGCAAAAGAACCTTACTTACTTTGTAATTAAAGAAGAAAGATCTCAATTTGCAATGACTGGAGATCATACTGCATTCTGGATTCCGGGAGATTATGATACTCAGGAATACGATTATACAAAATCAAAATTATCTGAAATTAGAGGTTTATCTGAAAAAGCATATACTGCAAACGTTTCTCAAAAATCTTTTTCTCCAACAGGAGTTCAGACTTCTTTGATGTTAAAAACAAATGATGGAATCTACATCAACTTACACGAAGCTGCTTTGATTGACTACTCTTGTATGCACTTAAATTTAGATGATAAAAACTTAATTTTTGAATCTTGGTTAACGCCAGATGCAAAAGGAGATAAAGGCCACATGCAGGCTCCTAATCACTCTCCTTGGAGAACGATTATCGTAAGCGACGATGCTAGAGAAATCTTAGCTTCAAAAATGACTTACAACTTAAACGATCCATCGAAAATTGAGGAAACTTCTTGGATTAAACCAGTAAAATATGTTGGTGTTTGGTGGGAAATGATTACGGGAAAAAGCTCTTGGTCATACACAAATGATTATCCAACGGTTCAATTAGGTGTTACCGATTTCGCAAAAGCAAAACCGAACGGAACGCACGGAGCGAATAATGCTAACGTAAAAAAATACATTGACTTTGCTGCCGCAAATGGTTTCGATGCTGTTTTGGTTGAAGGATGGAACGAAGGTTGGGAAGATTGGTTTGGACATTCAAAAGATTATGTTTTTGATTTCTTGACTCCTTACCCTGATTTCGATGTAAAAGGCCTTCATGAATATGCTAAATCGAAAGGTGTAAAAATCATCATGCACCACGAAACTTCAGGTTCAGTTCGTAACTACGAGCGCCACATGGATGCCGCTTACAAATTCATGAACGATAACGGATATGATGCTGTAAAAAGCGGTTATGTTGGAGATATTTTGCCAAGAGGCGAAAACCATTACAGCCAATGGATTGTAAACCACTATCAATACGCTATCGAAAAAGCAGCTGATTATAAAATTATGGTAAACGCTCACGAAGCGGTTCGTCCAACAGGAATTGCTAGAACCTATCCTAACTTAATTGGAAATGAAGCAGCAAGAGGAACTGAATACCAAGCTTTTGGAGGTTCTAAACCAAATCACGTTACGGTATTACCATTTACACGTTTAATTGGTGGCCCAATGGATTACACTCCGGGAATCTTCGAAATGGATATCAGCAAAATGAATCCTGAGAACAAATCACATGTGAACAGTACATTGGCGAACCAATTAGCATTATACGTTACGATGTACAGCCCATTGCAAATGGCAGCTGATACTCCGGAAAATTACAACCGTTTTCCAGATGCATTCCAATTCATTAAAGATGTGGCTGTAGATTGGTCTGAAAGTAAATATATTGAAGCTGAACCAGGAGATTTTATCACAGTTGCCCGTAAAGCAAAAGGAACAAACAACTGGTTCGTTGGAAACGTAAACGGAGAAACTCCTCGTACATCTAACATCGATTTCAGTTTCCTTGAAAAAGGCAAAAAATACACAGCAACAATTTATGCTGATGCAAAAGATGCGCATTACAAAACAAATCCGCAAGCTTACACAATTAAGAAAATTGCTGTAACCAATAAATCAAAATTATCTCAGTTTTCTGCTCCAGGCGGAGGATATGCAATAAGCATTATCGAAACTAAATAG
- a CDS encoding glycoside hydrolase family 65 protein, which yields MNQDYIKPDNWSIIEEGFDAERVKSSESLFSIGNGAMGQRANFEETYSAETFQGSYIAGIYYPDKTKVGWWKNGYPKYFAKVLNAPNWIGIDIEINEENLDLNTCTEVRNFRRELNMKEGWYNRSFEAILKNGTEIAVNVRRFLSLDLDETGIIKYDITPLNKDAKIVYKPYVDAGVTNEDANWEEKFWEPLEVKKGTNEAFVTAQTFKTHFKVTTFMHNTILANGEDAHISPSTIDSTIDKVQYTYGTIIAKGQTSSIQKIGGYTVSLNHENTLAGAEKVIKSAVALGYDALLQNQIETWAKIWEMSDITIEGDVKAQQGIRFNIFQLNQTYSGKDSRLNIGPKGFTGEKYGGSTYWDTEAYCIPFYMATKDQQVARNLLTYRYNQLDKAIENAKDNLGFKNGAALYPMVTMNGEECHNEWEITHEEIHRNGAIAFAIYNYYRYTGDYSYIPEKGLEVLIGIARFWHQRASFSKDKNQYVILGVTGPNEYENNINNNFYTNYIAKWCIDFAAEQIEKVASEYPADHKRVLEKVNLSSEEIKEWKKVADNMYFPISEELGIYLQQDGFLDKDLVPVKDLDKSQRPINQKWSWDRVLRSPYIKQADVLQGFYFFEDHFSKEELKRNFEFYESFTVHESSLSPCVHSIQAAALDKMDMAYTFYLRTSRLDLDDYNKEVEEGCHITSMAGTWMSIVEGFGGMRVKNDQLHFSPKIPKEWKGYSFKINFRNQILKVSVNHNETTFTVDSDQDLNIVVNGETITAGKLAQIN from the coding sequence ATGAATCAAGATTATATAAAACCAGACAATTGGTCCATCATTGAAGAAGGATTTGATGCAGAGAGAGTAAAATCGTCTGAAAGTCTTTTCAGCATTGGGAACGGTGCTATGGGACAACGTGCCAATTTTGAAGAAACTTATTCGGCTGAGACTTTCCAAGGAAGCTATATTGCCGGAATTTATTATCCAGACAAAACAAAAGTGGGCTGGTGGAAAAACGGTTATCCGAAATATTTTGCCAAAGTATTAAATGCTCCAAACTGGATTGGAATTGACATTGAAATCAACGAAGAAAATCTTGATTTAAACACGTGTACCGAAGTTAGAAACTTCCGCAGAGAATTGAATATGAAAGAAGGTTGGTACAACCGTTCTTTTGAAGCAATTCTGAAAAATGGAACTGAAATCGCTGTGAATGTTCGTCGTTTTCTTTCCTTAGATTTAGACGAAACAGGAATCATTAAATACGATATTACGCCTTTAAACAAGGATGCAAAAATCGTTTACAAACCTTATGTTGACGCTGGTGTAACCAATGAAGATGCGAACTGGGAAGAAAAATTTTGGGAACCTCTTGAAGTTAAAAAAGGAACAAACGAAGCTTTTGTAACCGCTCAAACTTTCAAAACGCATTTTAAAGTTACGACTTTCATGCACAACACGATTTTGGCCAATGGCGAGGATGCTCATATTTCTCCATCTACAATCGATTCAACAATAGATAAAGTTCAGTACACTTACGGAACTATTATTGCAAAAGGACAAACCTCATCCATTCAAAAAATTGGTGGATATACCGTTTCTTTAAACCACGAAAACACTTTGGCTGGAGCCGAAAAAGTCATTAAATCTGCTGTTGCTTTAGGTTATGATGCTTTGCTTCAAAATCAAATAGAAACTTGGGCAAAAATCTGGGAAATGTCAGATATTACAATTGAAGGTGATGTAAAAGCGCAACAGGGAATTCGTTTCAACATCTTCCAATTAAACCAAACATATTCAGGAAAAGACAGCCGATTAAATATTGGACCAAAAGGTTTCACCGGAGAAAAATACGGCGGATCAACTTATTGGGATACTGAGGCGTATTGTATTCCATTTTACATGGCGACAAAAGATCAGCAGGTTGCAAGAAACTTATTGACCTATCGTTACAATCAATTAGACAAAGCAATTGAAAATGCTAAGGATAATTTAGGTTTCAAAAACGGTGCAGCATTGTATCCAATGGTAACCATGAATGGTGAAGAATGCCATAACGAATGGGAAATCACACACGAAGAAATCCACAGAAATGGAGCGATTGCTTTTGCGATTTACAACTATTACCGTTACACAGGCGATTACTCTTATATTCCGGAAAAAGGTTTAGAAGTTTTAATCGGAATTGCGCGTTTCTGGCACCAAAGAGCTTCTTTCTCAAAAGATAAAAACCAATATGTGATTTTGGGAGTTACGGGTCCAAACGAATACGAAAATAACATCAACAATAATTTCTACACCAATTATATCGCAAAATGGTGTATTGATTTTGCTGCTGAACAAATTGAAAAAGTGGCTTCAGAATATCCTGCAGATCACAAACGTGTTCTTGAAAAAGTGAATCTTTCTTCAGAAGAAATCAAAGAATGGAAAAAAGTAGCAGATAACATGTACTTCCCTATTTCTGAAGAACTTGGAATCTACTTACAACAAGACGGATTCTTGGATAAGGATTTAGTTCCTGTAAAAGATTTAGACAAATCACAGCGTCCAATTAACCAAAAATGGTCTTGGGATCGTGTGTTGCGTTCGCCATACATCAAACAGGCTGACGTTTTACAAGGTTTCTATTTCTTCGAAGATCATTTTTCGAAAGAAGAATTAAAACGCAACTTCGAATTCTATGAATCATTTACGGTTCACGAAAGTTCACTTTCGCCTTGCGTTCACTCAATTCAGGCTGCAGCTTTAGATAAAATGGACATGGCATATACATTTTATTTAAGAACTTCACGTTTGGATTTGGATGATTATAACAAAGAAGTAGAAGAAGGTTGTCATATCACGTCAATGGCCGGTACATGGATGAGTATCGTGGAAGGCTTTGGAGGAATGCGTGTTAAAAATGACCAACTTCATTTCTCGCCAAAAATTCCAAAAGAATGGAAAGGTTATTCGTTCAAAATCAATTTCAGAAACCAAATTTTAAAAGTTTCTGTAAATCATAATGAAACCACTTTTACTGTAGATAGCGATCAAGATTTAAATATCGTAGTAAATGGAGAAACCATAACAGCTGGGAAACTCGCTCAAATTAATTAA
- the pgmB gene encoding beta-phosphoglucomutase yields the protein MNKKAFIFDLDGVIVDTAKYHFLAWQKIAQSLNINFTLEDNELLKGVSRVRSLDIILGLGNVEASQEDKDKWLIQKNEDYLSYLVDMDESEVLPGVLKILKLLKEKNQGIALGSASKNARPILEKTGVLSYFDVIVDGNDVSNAKPDPEVFLKAAQLLNIDPKDSIVFEDSVAGIQAANIADMVSVGIGEETILHEADYIFKDFTFIDENFIESLIKK from the coding sequence ATGAACAAAAAAGCTTTCATATTCGATCTTGACGGCGTGATCGTTGATACCGCTAAATACCACTTTTTGGCCTGGCAGAAAATTGCCCAATCATTAAACATAAATTTTACGCTTGAAGATAACGAACTTTTAAAAGGTGTGAGCCGTGTTCGTTCTTTGGATATTATACTTGGATTAGGAAATGTTGAGGCTTCACAGGAAGACAAAGACAAATGGCTGATTCAAAAAAATGAAGATTATCTTTCTTATTTAGTTGACATGGATGAAAGTGAGGTTCTTCCAGGAGTTTTAAAAATTCTAAAACTATTAAAAGAAAAAAATCAAGGAATTGCATTAGGCTCTGCCAGCAAAAATGCAAGACCAATTCTAGAAAAAACAGGTGTTCTGTCTTACTTCGATGTGATTGTTGATGGAAATGATGTCAGCAATGCGAAACCAGATCCTGAAGTTTTCTTAAAAGCGGCTCAATTGTTAAATATTGATCCAAAAGACTCAATTGTATTTGAAGATTCTGTTGCCGGAATTCAGGCAGCAAACATTGCAGACATGGTAAGTGTGGGAATTGGTGAGGAAACAATTTTACATGAAGCTGATTATATCTTTAAAGATTTCACCTTTATAGATGAAAACTTTATTGAATCATTAATCAAAAAATAA
- a CDS encoding MFS transporter: MEKRKLSFWEIWNMSFGFLGIQMGFALQNANASRILQIFGADVHELSWFWIIAPLMGLIVQPIIGHYSDKTWGKFGRRKPFFLVGAVLASVGLILMPQANIFISVLPALWVGAGMLMIMDASFNIAMEPFRALVGDNLRTDQRTAGFSIQTSLIGFGAVIGSALPYILTKYFGVPNSTVPGSVPLNLTMSFIIGAAVLIGSILVTLFTTKEYSPEELAKFEDPQNVAVSDSEEKSKITDIFTDFAKMPTTMRQLSWVQFFSWFGLFGMWVFTTPAIAHHIYGLPLEDTSSQQYQDAGDWVGILFGVYNLVSAIVALFFLPYIAKKIGRKSTHAVSLIIGGIGLISIYFMPNEDWVVLPMILIGVAWASILAMPYAILAGSIAPKKMGVYMGIFNFFVVIPQIVNALIGGPIVKYLYNGDAIYALITSGISFLIAALLVYKVKDVDDTIQKS; encoded by the coding sequence ATGGAAAAGCGTAAATTAAGTTTCTGGGAAATCTGGAATATGAGTTTCGGTTTCTTGGGAATCCAAATGGGGTTTGCACTACAAAATGCAAATGCCAGCAGAATTCTTCAAATTTTTGGTGCCGATGTGCATGAACTCTCGTGGTTTTGGATTATTGCTCCTCTTATGGGATTAATAGTGCAGCCAATCATTGGTCATTACAGCGATAAAACCTGGGGGAAATTCGGCAGACGAAAACCTTTCTTTTTAGTAGGAGCCGTTTTAGCTTCGGTGGGATTAATCTTAATGCCGCAGGCTAATATTTTCATTTCTGTTTTACCTGCTCTTTGGGTTGGTGCTGGAATGTTAATGATTATGGACGCTTCTTTCAACATCGCAATGGAGCCTTTCAGAGCACTTGTTGGAGACAATTTAAGAACAGACCAGCGTACTGCAGGATTTAGTATTCAAACTTCTTTAATTGGTTTTGGAGCTGTAATTGGTTCAGCGTTACCGTACATTTTAACGAAGTATTTTGGTGTGCCAAATAGTACAGTTCCTGGAAGCGTTCCTTTAAATTTGACTATGTCATTTATCATTGGTGCAGCAGTTTTAATTGGTTCTATCTTAGTAACTTTATTCACTACCAAGGAATACTCGCCAGAAGAATTGGCAAAATTTGAAGATCCGCAAAATGTTGCAGTTTCAGATTCTGAGGAAAAATCAAAAATCACAGACATTTTTACAGATTTTGCAAAAATGCCAACAACCATGCGCCAGCTGAGTTGGGTACAGTTTTTTTCTTGGTTTGGATTATTCGGAATGTGGGTTTTTACAACGCCTGCAATCGCACATCACATTTACGGATTACCCCTAGAAGACACTTCAAGCCAGCAATATCAAGACGCTGGCGACTGGGTCGGAATTCTATTTGGGGTTTACAACTTAGTTTCTGCTATTGTCGCTTTGTTTTTCTTACCATACATCGCAAAAAAAATTGGACGAAAATCAACTCATGCCGTTTCATTAATCATTGGAGGAATAGGTTTAATCTCTATTTATTTTATGCCAAATGAAGACTGGGTTGTATTGCCAATGATTTTAATTGGAGTTGCCTGGGCAAGTATTCTGGCAATGCCATATGCAATTCTTGCGGGATCTATTGCTCCAAAAAAGATGGGAGTTTACATGGGAATCTTCAATTTTTTTGTTGTTATTCCACAAATTGTAAACGCATTAATTGGCGGTCCAATTGTAAAATACCTGTATAATGGTGATGCAATTTATGCCTTAATTACCAGCGGAATAAGCTTTTTAATTGCCGCTCTTTTGGTCTACAAAGTAAAAGATGTAGACGACACTATTCAAAAATCATAA